Genomic window (Candidatus Atribacteria bacterium):
TGGTTGGCTTCGGTAAATTTTAATATAGAACCTCCCATCCCCAATTCCACATCATCGGGATGTGGGCCTACTGCTAATATATTAAGCATTTTTCACCTCACTATCAATAATTTTGCGGTAAAAATCTAACCTTTTTTTCGGGTCATCCAGATAATTACCAAAAGTACGGTTTCTATCTTTATAAATTATACTAACCGGAAACCCTTTTACAATGAAATTGTATCTTCACTCCTGAATTATGATTTTCTTAACGCGATACTCGATACGCGATACTATATACTAGTTTATATCTCTCCTACTACCGCTCGGGCGATTGAGAAAGAATGATCATTTATTCTTTTTAAGACATTAATCAGGTCCAAATGAACACCACTTGTCTTTTGAGAAAGCTCTATTCCTACATTTAATCGGTTGATATGAGTCTTGCGCAAGGTTATTTCCAGGGAATCGATGTATTCTTTTTGATCGATTACTTTTTGAGCCATTCTTTGATCCTGGAGAGCAAAAGCCCCGATGGCATTTCGAAGATTATTATAAACGTCCTTATGCATATTTTTAATCTCTTCTGTTCCCTTTTCGGAAAACACCAGGCTTTGGTCTATCTTTTTTTCTATCAAGGGAATCAAATTTTTATCGATCAAGTCTCCTATATGTTCCAGATCATCGACAATATACAATAATCTAAATACCTCTTTAGAATGTCCTTCAGAAAGGGTTTCAAAGCTTGTCTTGGTTAAATACCGGGTTATTTCTCGGGAGAGATTATCTACAATCATATCTTGTGTGCTTATTTTATCCAGCAGTTTTTCATCATTATTAGTAAAGACTTGCATAATATCTAATACCATCTCTTCTACAGCATTAGAAATTCTTAATACCTCTTTGCTGGCCAGATAGAAGGCTATCTCCGGGGTGTTAAGAGCACCCGAATCCAAGAATTTTGGTTTTTGTAAGGACTCCGCTTCTTCTGTTTTGGGGATAATCTTCTCTAAAAATTTGGCAAATCTTTCCGTAAAAGGAAGGAAAAGCAAAGCATTGCCTACAATGATTATGGCATGAGCATTAGCAATTTGTCGGGGAAAGTTTACCGAAGATTTCTGCACTAAAAAAATTATTGAAGGAACAAGAAAGAAAAATATAATAACTCCTACCAGTTTAAATAATAAATTTGCCAAGGTTACCCTTTTTGCGCTTTTGGAGGCTCCAATGCCTGCAAAAAGAACGGTGGAACAGGAACCTAAATGCGATCCCAAGATTATAGGAACTGCCAGGTTTAATGAAATTAAACCTTGCATAGCCAGGGAAATGGTTAAACCCATGGTAGCCGTACTGCTTTGGATTAAACCGGTAAATACGGCAGAGGCGAGCAGAGCCAATAAAGGAACATGTTCTAAATTAATTAAAATTTCTTTAAAGAGAATATGATCTTTGAGAGGGGAAACTGATTCGGACATTACCTTCATTCCTAAAAAGATGAAACCTACCCCCAGCAGGATATTTCCTATAAATCTCTGTTTTCTTTTTTTTCCTAAAAGCTTTAGACCAAATCCTAAAACAATTATTAAAAGGGCGTAATCGGATACTTTAAAGGCTATTATCTGAGTGGTAAGGGTTGTTCCCATGCTAGTTCCCAGCAAAATAGCCAGAGTTTGACTTAAACTCATAATTCCGGTATTTACCAGACTTACTAATAGAGTAGAAGCGGCTGTACTGCTTTGAATAGTAAAGGTAAGGATAATGCCCGATAATAATGCGATAAATTTATTCTTGGATAGAGTGCTTAGAATCTGTTTTAATTGATTACCAAAGGTATTTTTTAGGCCTTCACTGGTCATTTGCATTCCATATAAAAACAGAGCAAGACCGCCAATTAGGCCGGTTAGAATAAAAAACATATTTCTCTCCCTTTTTTGTAAAACTTAGCGA
Coding sequences:
- a CDS encoding Na/Pi cotransporter family protein; this translates as MFFILTGLIGGLALFLYGMQMTSEGLKNTFGNQLKQILSTLSKNKFIALLSGIILTFTIQSSTAASTLLVSLVNTGIMSLSQTLAILLGTSMGTTLTTQIIAFKVSDYALLIIVLGFGLKLLGKKRKQRFIGNILLGVGFIFLGMKVMSESVSPLKDHILFKEILINLEHVPLLALLASAVFTGLIQSSTATMGLTISLAMQGLISLNLAVPIILGSHLGSCSTVLFAGIGASKSAKRVTLANLLFKLVGVIIFFFLVPSIIFLVQKSSVNFPRQIANAHAIIIVGNALLFLPFTERFAKFLEKIIPKTEEAESLQKPKFLDSGALNTPEIAFYLASKEVLRISNAVEEMVLDIMQVFTNNDEKLLDKISTQDMIVDNLSREITRYLTKTSFETLSEGHSKEVFRLLYIVDDLEHIGDLIDKNLIPLIEKKIDQSLVFSEKGTEEIKNMHKDVYNNLRNAIGAFALQDQRMAQKVIDQKEYIDSLEITLRKTHINRLNVGIELSQKTSGVHLDLINVLKRINDHSFSIARAVVGEI